The Oscillospiraceae bacterium genome contains a region encoding:
- a CDS encoding phosphatase: MTGDLHTHSTFSDGSLKADILPRLAARAGLTQLAISDHDSVRAVRYGYEHPEAEGVRLIPATELTAFDPVRGRRVHLLCYWPDPESAALAAHCDGMAARRNAACAQSARELEQIYPQFKARDVLERMEDGGVLFKSAIMQVLCEYGLADGIYKETYQELFGTGRGRVLHEPAYENLDQVLETIRAARGVAVLAHPSVYKSMELARELAAEGRIDGVEIDHPRNTEEDKKELHALARAHGLIVTGGSDFHGRNAGRARPLGMCRTAGEEIARLEALAQKRRQR; the protein is encoded by the coding sequence ATGACCGGCGACCTGCACACACACAGCACATTTTCAGACGGCTCACTGAAAGCTGATATCCTGCCCCGCCTGGCGGCGCGGGCGGGGCTGACGCAGCTGGCAATCTCGGATCATGACTCGGTGCGGGCCGTGCGGTACGGCTACGAGCACCCGGAGGCGGAGGGGGTGAGGCTGATCCCGGCCACCGAGCTGACGGCCTTTGACCCTGTGCGGGGCCGCCGGGTGCACCTTTTATGCTACTGGCCGGACCCGGAAAGCGCGGCCCTGGCGGCCCACTGTGATGGGATGGCGGCCCGGCGCAACGCCGCCTGTGCCCAAAGCGCCCGGGAACTGGAACAGATTTACCCCCAGTTCAAGGCGCGGGATGTGCTGGAGCGGATGGAGGACGGCGGCGTGCTGTTCAAATCGGCCATTATGCAGGTGCTGTGCGAATATGGCCTGGCCGACGGTATTTACAAGGAGACCTATCAGGAGCTGTTCGGCACGGGACGGGGCAGGGTGCTGCACGAGCCCGCGTATGAGAACCTGGACCAGGTGCTGGAAACTATCCGGGCCGCGCGGGGGGTGGCTGTGCTGGCGCATCCCAGCGTTTACAAAAGCATGGAGCTGGCCCGGGAGCTGGCCGCCGAGGGGCGGATCGACGGGGTGGAGATCGACCACCCCCGCAACACCGAGGAGGACAAAAAGGAGCTGCATGCCCTGGCGCGCGCGCATGGGCTTATTGTGACCGGCGGCTCTGATTTTCACGGCCGGAACGCCGGCAGGGCCCGCCCGCTGGGAATGTGCCGCACCGCGGGGGAAGAGATCGCGCGGCTGGAGGCGCTGGCGCAAAAGCGCCGGCAGCGGTAA
- a CDS encoding TSCPD domain-containing protein has translation MTTYTRKNKGTCSQSTTVTLADDGTIQELNVQGGCNGNLKGIAQLVRGMKAEDAIARMEGTTCGFRRTSCPDQIALALKEALEQQGR, from the coding sequence ATGACGACGTATACCCGCAAAAACAAGGGGACCTGTTCCCAAAGCACCACGGTGACGCTGGCCGACGACGGCACCATTCAGGAGCTGAATGTGCAGGGCGGTTGCAACGGCAACCTGAAAGGCATCGCCCAACTGGTGCGGGGCATGAAAGCGGAGGACGCCATTGCCCGCATGGAGGGCACCACCTGCGGCTTCCGCCGCACCTCCTGCCCGGATCAGATCGCACTGGCGCTGAAAGAGGCGCTGGAGCAGCAGGGCAGATAA
- a CDS encoding TetR family transcriptional regulator, translated as MNEAFRALPKEKQRRVLNAALAEFAQKEYKRASTDQIAARAGISKGSLFYYFKNKQTLYIYLVRQLQAMIERHLDMEKLRGITDFFEMLEYAIEEKAAMLRRMPHMMEFCIRMYYAAGGEIAPLMQRYTVKTLEEMYAKYFGGIDKSRFKPGVEPRQVLDMLIYLTDGYIHQQQMAGRAFDLDDMMRQYFLWRDILRQYAYKEEYQ; from the coding sequence ATGAATGAGGCGTTCCGCGCGCTGCCGAAGGAAAAGCAGCGCCGGGTGCTGAACGCGGCGCTGGCCGAGTTTGCGCAAAAGGAGTATAAGCGCGCCTCCACCGACCAGATTGCCGCCAGGGCCGGGATCTCCAAAGGTTCGCTGTTTTATTACTTCAAGAACAAGCAGACCCTTTACATCTATCTGGTGCGCCAGCTCCAGGCGATGATCGAGCGCCACCTGGATATGGAAAAGCTGCGGGGGATCACGGATTTTTTTGAAATGCTGGAATATGCCATTGAGGAAAAGGCTGCGATGCTGCGGCGGATGCCCCATATGATGGAATTCTGTATCCGCATGTATTACGCCGCCGGGGGCGAGATCGCGCCGCTGATGCAGCGGTATACGGTGAAGACCCTGGAAGAGATGTATGCCAAATACTTCGGCGGCATCGACAAAAGCCGCTTTAAGCCCGGCGTGGAGCCGCGGCAGGTGCTGGACATGCTGATCTACCTGACCGACGGCTACATCCACCAGCAGCAGATGGCGGGCCGCGCGTTTGATCTGGACGATATGATGCGGCAGTATTTCCTTTGGCGCGACATCCTGCGCCAGTACGCTTACAAGGAGGAGTATCAATGA
- the berA gene encoding ABC transporter ATP-binding protein, producing the protein MSETVIAVQGLTKDYGGGRGVFGLDFAVEQGEVFGFLGPNGAGKTTTLRQLMGFIWPDRGRASIFGMDCFSQAAAIQAQVGYLPGELALMEDMTGDQFIGFIARMKGMKDGAEAGRLCRLLELDGRTPIRKMSKGTKQKVGLVCAFMAKPALLLLDEPTSGLDPLMQNRFVELVLEAKERGATVLLSSHLFEEVERTCGRAAILRAGRLVAVEPVEALRRGKARTLTFTLPGGAEAAGMAAAWPGARAREARVSVTVNGPEQLQKLLALAAGLPVQDLEARGQTLEELFLHFYGEGSEVK; encoded by the coding sequence ATGAGCGAAACAGTGATCGCAGTGCAGGGCCTTACCAAGGATTACGGCGGGGGCAGGGGCGTGTTTGGGCTGGATTTTGCGGTGGAGCAGGGCGAGGTGTTCGGCTTTTTGGGGCCCAACGGGGCGGGCAAGACCACCACGCTGCGCCAGCTGATGGGGTTTATCTGGCCGGACCGGGGGCGTGCCTCGATTTTTGGAATGGATTGCTTTTCGCAGGCGGCGGCCATTCAGGCGCAAGTGGGATACCTGCCCGGCGAGCTGGCCCTGATGGAGGATATGACCGGCGACCAGTTCATTGGCTTTATCGCCCGCATGAAGGGGATGAAGGACGGGGCGGAGGCCGGGCGGCTGTGCCGGCTTTTGGAGCTGGACGGCAGAACGCCGATCCGCAAGATGTCCAAGGGGACCAAGCAAAAGGTGGGCCTGGTGTGCGCGTTCATGGCAAAGCCCGCGCTGCTTTTGCTGGATGAACCCACCAGCGGCCTGGACCCCCTGATGCAGAACCGGTTCGTTGAGCTGGTGCTGGAGGCGAAGGAGCGGGGGGCCACGGTGCTGCTGTCGAGCCATTTGTTTGAGGAGGTGGAGCGCACCTGTGGGCGGGCCGCCATTCTGCGGGCGGGCAGGCTGGTGGCGGTGGAGCCGGTGGAGGCGCTGCGCAGGGGGAAGGCCCGCACCCTGACCTTTACGCTGCCCGGCGGCGCCGAGGCCGCCGGGATGGCCGCCGCCTGGCCGGGCGCACGGGCGAGGGAAGCCCGGGTGAGCGTGACCGTGAACGGCCCGGAGCAGCTGCAAAAGCTGCTGGCCCTGGCCGCCGGCCTGCCGGTGCAGGACCTGGAGGCCCGGGGCCAGACCCTGGAAGAACTGTTCCTGCATTTTTACGGAGAGGGGAGCGAAGTGAAATGA
- a CDS encoding pyridoxamine 5'-phosphate oxidase: MMRDPQATIGNLIDKAKLAYLGYMDGEGFPVVRAMLAPRERADIREFWLTTNTSSRKVARLRENPKASLYFVDQRFYRGVNLTGTVEVLETPEAKERIWREGDTMYYPQGVTDPDYCVLHFTAQKGRYYSSFHSEDFEV; this comes from the coding sequence ATGATGCGCGACCCACAGGCCACCATCGGCAATTTGATCGACAAGGCGAAGCTGGCGTATCTTGGATACATGGACGGGGAGGGCTTTCCGGTGGTGCGGGCAATGCTTGCGCCCCGGGAGCGCGCGGACATCCGGGAGTTCTGGCTTACTACCAACACCTCCTCGCGCAAGGTGGCGCGGCTGCGGGAAAACCCCAAGGCAAGCCTTTATTTTGTGGACCAGCGGTTTTACCGCGGGGTAAACCTGACCGGCACCGTGGAGGTGCTGGAAACGCCCGAGGCAAAGGAGCGCATCTGGCGGGAGGGGGATACCATGTATTACCCGCAGGGCGTTACCGACCCGGATTACTGCGTGCTGCATTTTACCGCCCAAAAGGGCCGGTATTACAGCAGCTTTCATTCGGAAGATTTTGAGGTGTGA
- a CDS encoding chaperone protein ClpB, producing the protein MQYRFKGFSRPAAKMLNQALCIAGEKGHAQANTGHLLLAILRAGPGPACTFLQAKNVTEPRVEQKVAAQGGAGAARRLAPRDMAPEACKALDFALLGAHAARMREAQAEHVLCAMLEDPACTASRWMQELGLEITEAARECRQLSGQLVLPIQPRMTAAPRSGKASDKYGRDLTRMAADGLLDPVLCRDTELARMVEILCRRQKNNPCLVGEPGVGKTALAEALAQLIAAGKAPAQIRTKRILSLDMASLVAGTKYRGDFEERFKNLLEELYKEQNTILFIDEIHVIVGAGAAEGAIDAASILKPMLARGDIQVIGATTQEEFRKCIQKDAALERRFGQVLVEEPEPEAAKRILAGLVPRYERYHQVGIPPEAVEAAVELSVRYLPGRFLPDKAIDLLDEAAAALRIRCEERGSVGHKALATEDVARVVARASGVPVQRITEAERERLAQLEERLAETVVGQEQAVKAVAGAIRRARTGLREAGRPMGAMLFLGPTGVGKTHLARALARHWFGTEKALVRFDMSEYMEAHAAAKLIGAPPGYVGHGEGGLLTEAVRRRPYAVVLFDEIEKAHPDVQNLLLQILEDGQLTDSMGRKANFCNTIVLLTSNLGAKYLSGQGGLVGFGGGEAAVAEHQRQQALGEAKRYFRPELLGRMDEVVVFSALSEPDMARIAEQMLGELEQRAQKNGYQLRHSPELPAALAKKKRQAYGARELRRQVSRAVEQALADSIASGSARPGQSFTACVREGQVVLESGDTAQMDPATV; encoded by the coding sequence ATGCAATATCGTTTTAAAGGTTTTTCGCGCCCGGCGGCAAAAATGCTGAACCAGGCGCTTTGTATTGCTGGGGAAAAGGGGCACGCACAGGCAAATACAGGGCATTTGCTGCTGGCCATTCTGCGGGCCGGGCCGGGGCCGGCCTGTACTTTTTTGCAGGCGAAAAATGTGACCGAGCCAAGGGTGGAGCAAAAGGTGGCCGCCCAGGGCGGCGCGGGCGCCGCGCGCCGCCTGGCGCCGCGGGACATGGCGCCCGAAGCCTGCAAGGCGCTGGATTTTGCCCTGCTGGGAGCCCACGCGGCCCGCATGCGGGAGGCGCAGGCCGAGCACGTGCTGTGCGCCATGCTGGAAGACCCGGCCTGCACGGCCAGCCGCTGGATGCAGGAGCTGGGGCTGGAGATCACCGAGGCCGCGCGGGAGTGCCGCCAGCTTTCGGGGCAGCTGGTGCTGCCCATTCAGCCCCGCATGACCGCCGCGCCCCGCTCGGGCAAGGCCAGCGACAAATACGGCCGCGATTTGACGCGCATGGCCGCGGACGGGCTTTTGGACCCCGTGCTCTGCCGGGATACCGAGCTTGCCAGGATGGTGGAGATCCTGTGCCGCCGCCAGAAGAACAACCCCTGCCTGGTGGGGGAGCCGGGGGTGGGCAAGACCGCCCTGGCGGAGGCGCTGGCGCAGCTGATCGCCGCGGGAAAGGCCCCGGCTCAGATCCGCACCAAGCGCATCCTGAGCCTGGACATGGCCAGCCTTGTGGCGGGTACCAAATACCGGGGTGATTTTGAGGAGCGGTTTAAAAACCTGCTGGAAGAGCTTTATAAAGAGCAGAATACGATCTTGTTCATCGACGAGATCCACGTGATCGTGGGGGCGGGGGCCGCCGAGGGGGCGATCGACGCGGCAAGCATTTTAAAGCCCATGCTGGCCCGGGGGGACATCCAGGTGATCGGGGCCACCACCCAGGAGGAGTTCCGCAAGTGCATCCAGAAGGACGCCGCTTTGGAACGGCGCTTTGGGCAGGTGCTGGTGGAGGAGCCGGAGCCGGAGGCGGCAAAGCGCATCCTGGCGGGCCTGGTGCCCCGGTACGAGCGCTACCACCAGGTGGGCATTCCCCCCGAGGCGGTGGAGGCCGCGGTGGAGCTTTCGGTGCGGTACCTGCCCGGCCGCTTTTTGCCGGACAAGGCCATTGACCTGCTGGACGAGGCCGCCGCCGCGCTGCGCATCCGGTGCGAGGAGCGGGGCAGCGTGGGCCATAAAGCCCTTGCCACCGAGGATGTGGCCCGGGTGGTGGCCCGGGCCAGCGGCGTGCCGGTGCAGCGCATCACCGAGGCCGAGCGGGAACGGCTGGCCCAGCTGGAGGAGCGCCTTGCCGAAACGGTGGTGGGCCAGGAACAGGCGGTGAAGGCGGTGGCGGGGGCCATCCGCCGCGCGCGCACCGGCCTGCGGGAGGCGGGCCGCCCCATGGGGGCCATGCTGTTTTTGGGCCCCACCGGCGTGGGCAAAACCCACCTGGCCCGGGCCCTGGCACGCCACTGGTTCGGCACGGAAAAGGCGCTGGTGCGGTTTGATATGAGCGAGTATATGGAGGCGCACGCCGCCGCAAAGCTGATCGGCGCGCCCCCGGGCTATGTGGGCCACGGCGAGGGCGGGCTGCTGACCGAGGCGGTGCGCCGCCGCCCGTATGCGGTGGTGCTGTTCGACGAGATCGAGAAGGCGCACCCGGACGTGCAGAACCTGCTTTTGCAGATTCTGGAGGACGGGCAGCTCACCGACTCCATGGGGCGCAAGGCCAATTTCTGCAATACCATTGTGCTGCTGACCTCGAACCTGGGGGCGAAATACCTTTCCGGCCAGGGGGGGCTGGTGGGCTTTGGCGGCGGTGAGGCGGCGGTGGCGGAGCACCAGCGCCAGCAGGCGTTGGGCGAGGCGAAACGCTACTTCCGGCCCGAGCTTTTGGGCCGTATGGACGAGGTGGTGGTGTTCAGCGCGCTGTCGGAACCGGATATGGCGCGGATTGCGGAGCAGATGCTGGGGGAGCTGGAGCAGCGCGCCCAAAAAAACGGCTACCAGCTGCGCCACAGCCCGGAGCTGCCGGCCGCGCTGGCAAAGAAAAAGCGCCAGGCCTATGGCGCGCGGGAGCTGCGCCGCCAGGTGAGCCGGGCGGTGGAACAGGCCCTGGCCGACAGCATTGCCAGCGGCAGCGCCCGGCCCGGCCAGAGCTTTACCGCCTGTGTGCGGGAGGGCCAGGTGGTGCTGGAGAGCGGCGACACCGCGCAGATGGACCCGGCCACCGTGTAG
- a CDS encoding GntR family transcriptional regulator, whose amino-acid sequence MARTKNGDQGPLGGAVISQQIAAQLLAELRTGCYAACRRLPAEVELASRLGVSRTVIRDALAELEREGYVERVRGIGTVVNRQIVALASRLDQKFEYNAMIRAAGYTPHADSVTLQREVADSHLAARLGLEPGQPVLVVRKRVLADRQPVIWSVDYLPAALFPPVAVERLDFARPIFDILEEVCGVAVTSTVAHVNAVNGDAAVRQTLAVPSHEALLLLDEVSFSKLTTPVMYSLSYYTNFFDFALLRKKV is encoded by the coding sequence ATGGCGAGAACGAAAAACGGCGACCAGGGGCCCCTGGGGGGCGCGGTCATCAGCCAGCAGATCGCCGCCCAGCTGCTGGCCGAGCTGCGCACCGGCTGCTATGCCGCCTGCCGGCGTCTGCCCGCCGAGGTGGAGCTGGCAAGCCGCCTGGGGGTAAGCCGCACCGTCATTCGGGATGCGCTGGCCGAGCTGGAGCGCGAGGGCTATGTGGAGCGGGTGCGCGGCATCGGCACGGTGGTGAACCGGCAGATCGTGGCCCTGGCCAGCCGGTTGGACCAAAAGTTCGAGTACAACGCCATGATCCGGGCGGCGGGCTACACCCCCCATGCCGACAGCGTCACCCTCCAGCGCGAGGTGGCCGACAGCCATCTCGCCGCGCGGCTGGGCCTTGAGCCCGGCCAGCCGGTGCTGGTGGTGCGCAAGCGGGTTTTGGCCGACCGGCAGCCCGTGATCTGGTCGGTGGACTATCTTCCGGCGGCCCTGTTTCCGCCCGTGGCCGTGGAGCGGCTGGATTTTGCCCGCCCCATCTTTGATATCCTGGAAGAGGTCTGCGGTGTGGCCGTCACCAGCACCGTGGCCCATGTGAACGCCGTAAACGGCGACGCAGCCGTGCGCCAAACGCTGGCCGTGCCCTCTCATGAGGCGCTTCTGCTCCTGGACGAAGTCAGTTTTTCCAAGCTCACAACCCCCGTCATGTATTCCCTTTCCTACTACACCAACTTTTTCGACTTTGCGCTGCTGCGCAAAAAAGTGTAG
- the aspB gene encoding oxidoreductase produces MPQRNMDPQRCPMPSQPPEVRSKNFSEVALGYTAEMAVAEAKRCLSCKNRPCVSGCPVGIDIPAFVAKIAAEDFEGAYQVLAASSSLPAVCGRVCPQENQCEGRCVRGIKGESVGIGRLERFAADWHRQHVSASPALPAKNGHKVAVIGAGPSGLTAAGDLAKRGYQVTVFEALHLAGGVLVYGIPEFRLPKAIVQQEIDGLKALGVEIRTNMVIGKVLTIDELLDEYGYAAVYIASGAGLPRFMNIPDESLKGVYSANEYLTRVNLMKAYQPGSATPIQKSRSVAVVGGGNVAMDAARSAKRLGAETVYIVYRRGMNELPARKEEVEHAQEEGVVFRLLANPVRVLGNENGCVTGLECVEMELGEPDQSGRRRPVEKAGSNFVLEVDTMIMSIGTSPNPLLRTTTPGLEADRRGCIVTDGAAGRTSREGVFAGGDAVTGAATVILAMGAGKEAAAAIDAYIQGKSK; encoded by the coding sequence ATGCCCCAGCGCAACATGGACCCCCAGCGCTGCCCCATGCCCAGCCAGCCCCCCGAGGTGCGCAGCAAAAATTTCAGCGAGGTGGCCCTGGGCTATACCGCCGAAATGGCGGTGGCCGAGGCCAAGCGCTGCCTTTCCTGCAAGAACAGGCCCTGCGTTTCCGGCTGCCCGGTGGGCATCGACATCCCGGCCTTTGTGGCCAAAATCGCCGCAGAGGATTTTGAGGGCGCTTACCAGGTGCTGGCGGCCAGCAGCTCTCTGCCGGCCGTGTGCGGCCGTGTGTGCCCCCAGGAAAACCAGTGCGAGGGCCGCTGCGTGCGCGGCATAAAGGGCGAGAGCGTGGGCATCGGCCGGCTCGAGCGCTTTGCCGCCGACTGGCACCGGCAGCACGTTTCCGCCTCCCCCGCCCTGCCTGCGAAGAACGGTCACAAGGTAGCCGTCATCGGGGCGGGGCCCAGCGGCCTCACCGCCGCGGGCGATCTTGCAAAGCGCGGCTATCAGGTCACCGTGTTCGAGGCGCTGCACCTTGCGGGGGGCGTGCTGGTCTACGGCATCCCCGAGTTCCGGCTGCCCAAGGCCATTGTCCAGCAGGAGATCGACGGCCTGAAAGCCCTGGGGGTCGAGATCCGCACCAACATGGTCATCGGCAAGGTGCTCACCATCGACGAGCTGCTGGATGAATACGGCTATGCGGCGGTGTACATTGCCAGCGGCGCGGGCCTGCCCCGCTTTATGAACATCCCGGATGAAAGCCTCAAAGGCGTGTATTCGGCAAACGAATACCTCACAAGGGTGAACCTGATGAAGGCCTACCAGCCCGGCAGCGCCACTCCCATCCAGAAAAGCCGCAGCGTGGCGGTGGTGGGCGGCGGCAACGTCGCCATGGACGCCGCCCGCAGCGCCAAGCGCCTGGGCGCCGAGACCGTGTACATCGTGTACCGGCGCGGCATGAACGAGCTTCCCGCCCGCAAAGAGGAGGTGGAGCACGCCCAGGAAGAGGGCGTGGTGTTCCGCCTGCTGGCAAACCCGGTGCGGGTGCTGGGCAACGAAAACGGCTGTGTAACGGGCCTCGAGTGTGTGGAGATGGAGTTGGGCGAGCCGGATCAGAGCGGCCGCCGCCGCCCGGTGGAAAAGGCGGGCAGCAATTTTGTGCTGGAAGTCGACACCATGATCATGTCCATCGGCACCAGCCCCAACCCCCTGCTGCGCACCACCACGCCCGGCCTCGAGGCCGACCGGCGGGGCTGCATCGTCACCGACGGCGCGGCAGGCCGCACCAGCCGCGAGGGCGTGTTCGCCGGCGGCGACGCGGTCACCGGCGCCGCCACGGTCATCCTGGCCATGGGCGCCGGCAAAGAGGCGGCCGCCGCCATCGACGCCTACATACAGGGCAAGTCCAAATAA
- a CDS encoding ferredoxin-NADP+ reductase subunit alpha, whose amino-acid sequence MFEILERTALNPTVTRMVISAPLIAKKAQPGQFVILRAGETSERIPLTVADYDRAAGSVTIIFQLVGASTMELDRLRPGSCLHDFVGPLGRPTELEGLKKVAVVGGGVGGAIAYPIAKRLHELGCTVHSIVGFRSKDLVILENEFRAVSDELILVTDDGSHGRKGVVTAPLEERILAGENYDRVIAIGPLIMMKFVCLTTKKHGVPTVVSMNPIMIDGTGMCGGCRLSVGGETKFACVDGPDFDGHLVDFDEAMQRGAMYKEFEAHARTAACNLFQKEVL is encoded by the coding sequence ATGTTTGAGATCCTTGAGCGCACGGCGCTGAACCCCACCGTTACCCGCATGGTGATCTCCGCCCCGCTGATCGCCAAAAAGGCGCAGCCGGGGCAGTTCGTCATTCTCCGCGCGGGCGAAACTTCCGAGCGCATCCCCCTCACCGTGGCCGACTACGACCGCGCGGCGGGCAGCGTGACCATCATCTTCCAGTTGGTGGGCGCCTCTACCATGGAGCTGGACCGCCTTCGCCCCGGCAGCTGCCTGCACGACTTTGTGGGCCCCCTGGGCCGCCCCACCGAATTGGAGGGGCTGAAAAAGGTGGCCGTGGTGGGCGGCGGCGTGGGGGGCGCCATCGCCTATCCCATCGCCAAAAGGCTGCACGAGCTGGGCTGCACGGTGCACAGCATCGTGGGCTTTCGGTCCAAGGACCTGGTGATCCTGGAAAACGAGTTCCGCGCCGTGAGCGACGAGCTCATCCTCGTCACCGACGACGGCAGCCACGGCCGCAAGGGCGTGGTCACCGCCCCGCTGGAAGAGCGGATCCTGGCCGGCGAAAATTACGACCGGGTCATCGCCATCGGGCCGCTCATCATGATGAAATTCGTCTGCCTCACCACCAAAAAACACGGCGTCCCCACCGTGGTGAGCATGAACCCCATCATGATCGACGGCACCGGCATGTGCGGCGGCTGCCGCCTTTCGGTGGGCGGCGAGACCAAATTCGCCTGTGTCGACGGCCCCGACTTCGACGGCCACCTGGTGGATTTCGACGAAGCCATGCAGCGCGGCGCCATGTACAAAGAGTTTGAGGCCCACGCCCGCACGGCCGCCTGCAATCTGTTCCAAAAGGAGGTGCTGTGA
- a CDS encoding transcriptional regulator: MQSYGKVTLKLAALMDARGITRNRLARLVNTRYEVVDKWYKGHVEKLDLDVLARVCFVLGCSVQDLLEYTET; the protein is encoded by the coding sequence ATGCAGAGTTATGGAAAAGTAACCCTAAAGCTCGCCGCGCTGATGGATGCGCGGGGTATAACCCGCAACCGCCTTGCCCGCCTGGTGAACACCCGGTACGAGGTGGTCGACAAGTGGTACAAGGGCCATGTGGAAAAGCTGGATCTGGATGTGCTTGCCCGGGTGTGCTTCGTGCTGGGGTGCAGCGTGCAGGATCTTTTGGAATACACCGAAACGTAA